Genomic DNA from Gossypium hirsutum isolate 1008001.06 chromosome A01, Gossypium_hirsutum_v2.1, whole genome shotgun sequence:
tacattgaaaatttcagatttgatttgagtgaaaattctctttgagttcttcaaggattttctcttgatttttctttagaagttgttttaacaatctttttgattgtgggagccatcttcaaccttcttcttgccattgatattctttggaggggagattagagccgtttgaagggagttgtgagatctttcgagatttcaaggcttcttaggacttatcttttaatttcttactgtcaattctttctttatttctacttgtgctgaatcattatctaatctattttctgttcttattgtgttttcagcctttttctatcttaaggaatcagcccaaaaatccccaatttctagggtttttccatactttttttgggtgaaattagattgtcgaaatttggggaaaactatcttgttgttcaattgggcagaatcacaatctccttgagggtttcaagaaccctaacacttatttctattctcaatttgattctttgctgatttggggattttatttcagatctgaaaattcaaaaatctaatcttttaattttctgtttcgtttcagatctaattgtttagggttttcgtaggagtttctcgtgacttggcaactcgatcttggtccgcgcgcaaccccgtatcacattGCTTCTTTACAACCATTTCTATTTCGTTAAGTTTTTTCAGATACTATGATTCAACGCTAGTCTTTTAGGGTAAAACGTTGCTTTTTATTGATAAGAGTGTTGTTGATCCTCCACTTTATGTTCTAACGACTCAAACACTAACAAGGTTAGCTTAATGCCATCTTTTCATCCACCCTCAGTCAATTATTTCCTCTTAACTCTCTAAACTTGCTGTCAAGGAACAACCTAAATGATTGAGAAACCATCCTATTTTAGAAATGTAGTCATTGTCAATGCTAAAACTATCCAGTAATATCCTAATCCTTTATTACATTGgcattatttttgaatttagcaTCTTCAGAAATTCTTGTttgacatatatatttttatttgaacgTGCAGGAGATCCAGATTAGGAAGTTGGAACTTTTTGGcattgagtattttttatttacgcgtacataaatattgttatatataatataattcttattttttagaattttaatagatttagttctgttttcaaattaaaatgttatttagtattttaattttaatattataatttagttatattaataaaatattacttgTATTTTATAGGTTATCATGTTTGAGGAACATTGCAATATTGAAAATCTTGGTCGAGTTAACAAAGTTAAGGTCAAAAAGCGAATTACAGTGAAGAGTTTGCAATTAGAACCACTTTGTAATCAGGTTGCTGAATTTCTcctttttctatattttgttCACTGATGTTATATTGATTTAGATGTCAGTAATGTGTTTCCTCTATCTTAAATGCAGTTAGGCTTGTAGGTTTTCTATTCAGCATTGAAGCCTGTTTATTCCCAGTGCAGAGTAATAGATTTTTTTTGTGTGCTGTTGAGTTTATTCTTACAATTCCTTTATCAGTACAAAATTTCCAATAGTTAGATGTACTTAAAATAACtagtttatttttcattttgtttttcttaaatgcCTTTTGTGCTTTTCATGAAGAAACAAATTACAACAAATTTTACTTTAAACTACTTTGCTTATCGTATGAACTCCACATGTCATATGTTTAATGTACATGTAAATTGTATTTCTCAATCTAAAGACAATGTTTATGTTAAGATTAAGTTGGTAAAAGACCTGTTAAACCTGTGGTTGGGAAGATAAGAGAAGAGTAGATATGATGCACCTAAGCCATAAACCCTATACCTTGTATAATCTCAAACAGAGTTTGAAGAAGAAATAAGAAACATTGCTTTTGCCCTGTCATCGTTCACTTGCCAAGTGTGATATTTTACAGTACTGCTTAATATAAATTTGTGCAAATTAGCTACTAGTTCTGTGTTTGTTTATGTCAAGTCGTCACTCTATTGGAAGGTAGAGCAGTAGACCTCTGAATCTTCATTCTATCCATCAATTATCACAAAAGTTGAATGTTTTTCAACATTGTTTAAATTCATAAATGAAACTGAAAATGTTGATATATGTTGCTTGAATTCAAAATGCTAATGTTCAGTTGCATTGTAAGATAAACTTCCTGGTTTACTTGTCAGCATTCTTTCTTTTACAATTAAATGGATTGTCCTTGTTTTTCCAATTATTGCTTCTTTCTTTTGGCtgattgtttttcttttctttctgatGAGTTGGCTAATTTCATATCTACAAAGCATGGAGAAGTTCTTCAAGTTCTCCACTATGAAGTTGGACAGAAATATGAACCATATCATGATTACTTCTGCTTATCGTTTCTACTCTTACAGAGGACACAAAAGCTCTCAATCAGCTTGTatgtcaatttattttattttttctcctttttgctTATATGCATAAATACTTATTTTTTGCCCAAGCTAGTTAGAGTCTAAAGTTAATTGCAAAATTTTGATAAACTTTTtagtgttttgtttttgtttctgatCTTGTATTTGATGGCATGGCAGAACACACTTATCCAGGATGGGAAGTAGATGGCATCAGTTCTTTATACTTATCGCAGCTATGTCAAAGCACTTCCTCAGGTATTTTAGCCGTAGttgattttaatttatacatatttttaaggaAAACAATGTTCTAATATAATCTGCTAGTTTTAGTGTAAagcaatgttttttttatatggtGTAGGGGGTATGTTGGAATTCACAGTTCGGGATTTAGAGACTTTTTGCCGAAACCGGAGCTGCTTCGATCTATTGTGGATTCTGGTTTTGAACATCCTTCCGAAGGCAAAGTTTTAAACTCATGTCTAATGTTAACATTCGTGAATTCCatgaattaagtcattttatttttcttgcttttaGTGACTTATAATGGTGGGCAGTATACAAGTTTGGTgctttattattttgattctatatttatatttaatctaatttttattatttattttagttttgattctatatttttatttttattttaatttgataatgaattttaatagaaaatttttatatttatatcatggcattattcttctcaatattttgataatgaattttaattttttatatttttcaagacctttataatatatatatatttaaatttcatgacctttagcggcgtttgtgggaaaagcgccgctaaaggccatgatctttagcggcgtttgtggagaaagcgccgctaaaggtcatgatctttagcggcgtttgtggagaaagcgccgctaaaggtcatgatatttagcggcgtttgtgagagaagtgccgctaaaggccatgacttttagtggcgtttatgaagaaagcgccgctaaaggtcatgacttttagcggtattttttcaaataaatgccgcaaaatttagcggcgttatctatagtggcatttttttGCGGCActtctaaaaacgccactaaaaaatcAGTTTTATtgttgtgatttaaaagaatatacTACAAGAAAAGTAAGttgcaaaaaaattaatttctagaAAAGAAATGCAGTTGAACAAGAATGatgaaaataagaagaaaaaaatgaagaagacccaataaaaatagaaatatatcTGATTTAGAAGAATTCTAAACTCTGGATACCAAATGATGCAAACCTCACATACCTTTTGTGAAATCTAACAACAATGATTGAAAATCAATTCTTAGATTGTCCAAGGATAGGTTTTCAATAACAAGAGAAATaagaattaataatattaatttaatgaaatataatattatgaAGAGATTGAAAATTCTTAGAGCATGTTTGGTTGAAGGTAATAGCTAAACCATTATATGCCTAT
This window encodes:
- the LOC107925407 gene encoding uncharacterized protein isoform X1 translates to MSTEAAKRSTTGALTMKQWRTDELKPSPALTAEPKKVIIKSTDMKDDMRKEAVNIAISVIMFEEHCNIENLGRVNKVKVKKRITVKSLQLEPLCNQLANFISTKHGEVLQVLHYEVGQKYEPYHDYFCLSFLLLQRTQKLSISLTHLSRMGSRWHQFFILIAAMSKHFLRGYVGIHSSGFRDFLPKPELLRSIVDSGFEHPSEGKVLNSCLMLTFVNSMN
- the LOC107925407 gene encoding uncharacterized protein isoform X2, encoding MSTEAAKRSTTGALTMKQWRTDELKPSPALTAEPKKVIIKSTDMKDDMRKEAVNIAISVIMFEEHCNIENLGRVNKVKVKKRITVKSLQLEPLCNQHGEVLQVLHYEVGQKYEPYHDYFCLSFLLLQRTQKLSISLTHLSRMGSRWHQFFILIAAMSKHFLRGYVGIHSSGFRDFLPKPELLRSIVDSGFEHPSEGKVLNSCLMLTFVNSMN